From a single Ailuropoda melanoleuca isolate Jingjing chromosome 12, ASM200744v2, whole genome shotgun sequence genomic region:
- the VPS29 gene encoding vacuolar protein sorting-associated protein 29 isoform X1 gives MAGHRLVLVLGDLHIPHRCNSLPAKFKKLLVPGKIQHILCTGNLCTKESYDYLKTLAGDVHIVRGDFDENLNYPEQKVVTVGQFKIGLIHGHQVIPWGDMASLALLQRQFDVDILISGHTHKFEAFEHENKFYINPGSATGAYNALETNIIPSFVLMDIQASTVVTYVYQLIGDDVKVERIEYKKS, from the exons ATG GCTGGGCACAGA TTGGTGTTGGTATTAGGAGACCTGCACATCCCACACCGGTGCAACAGTTTGCCAGCTAAATTCAAAAAACTGCTGGTGCCAGGAAAGATTCAGCATATTCTCTGTACTGGAAACCTTTGCACCAAAGAGAGTTATGACTATCTCAAGACTCTGGCCGGTGATGTTCATATTGTGAGAGGAGACTTCGATGAG aatCTGAATTATCCAGAACAGAAAGTTGTGACTGTTGGGCAGTTCAAAATTGGTTTGATCCATGGGCATCAAGTTATTCCATGGGGAGATATGGCCAGCTTAGCCCTGTTGCAGAGGCAGTTTGATGTAGACATTCTTATCtcgggacacacacacaaatttgaaGCATTTGagcatgaaaataaattctacatTAACCCAGGTTCTGCCACCGGAGCATATAATGCCTTGGAAAC aaacattATTCCTTCATTTGTGTTGATGGACATCCAGGCTTCTACAGTTGTCACTTACGTGTATCAACTAATTGGAGATGATGTGAAAGTAGAACGAATTGaatacaaaaaatcttaa
- the FAM216A gene encoding protein FAM216A, with the protein MPGQGPVSDWTECSSSAEPPAVARTEGGGGGSAGHSYYQNSKGIGRIKDGHKVNTHIAKLQELWKTPQIQAIHIPKSMTDASFLKHPDLTTGQKRYLCSIAKIYNVNYLRMLMKRQYMHVIQHTQKPGILTHHRNRLSSRYSQKQHYPCTTWRHQLERVDSGPPNMAAAPPPEMILQHSLWRPVRNKEGLKTGYASKTRCKSLKIFRKPSKLFMESVSTNDSESYMNEEKKEEDLLNKCMQSMSIEEQGEHLM; encoded by the exons ATGCCCGGCCAGGGTCCGGTGTCCGACTGGACAGAATGCAGCTCTTCCGCAGAGCCTCCCGCAGTGGCCAGGACCGAGGGTGGCGGCGGCGG atCAGCTGGACATTCTTATTATCAGAATTCCAAAGGTATTG GCAGAATCAAAGATGGACACAAAGTGAACACACACATAGCCAAGCTGCAAGAGTTGTGGAAAACTCCTCAAATTCAAGCAATTCACATCCCTAAATCAATGACAGATGCGTCCTTTCTAAAG CATCCGGACCTCACCACAGGCCAGAAGCGTTACCTGTGCAGCATCGCTAAGATCTACAATGTGAACTATCTGCGGATGCTAATGAAGAGGCAGTACATGCATGTGATCCAGCACACACAAAAGCCAG GTATCCTCACTCATCACAGGAACCGCCTCAGTTCTCGTTACTCACAGAAGCAGCATTACCCCTGCACCACATGGCGACACCAACTGGAGAGAGTGGACTCAGGGCCTCCTAACATGGCAGCTGCACCCCCACCTGAAATGATCCTACAGCATTCTCTTTGGCGACCAGTGAGAAACAAAGAAGg TTTAAAAACTGGATATGCGTCTAAAACAAGATGTAAGTCACTGAAGATTTTTAGAAAACCAAGCAAACTGTTCATGGAATCAG tttctacaAATGATTCTGAATCATacatgaatgaagaaaaaaaggaagaagatttACTAAATAAGTGTATGCAGTCAATGTCAATTGAAGAACAAGGAGAACATCTGATGTGA
- the VPS29 gene encoding vacuolar protein sorting-associated protein 29 isoform X2, with amino-acid sequence MLVLVLGDLHIPHRCNSLPAKFKKLLVPGKIQHILCTGNLCTKESYDYLKTLAGDVHIVRGDFDENLNYPEQKVVTVGQFKIGLIHGHQVIPWGDMASLALLQRQFDVDILISGHTHKFEAFEHENKFYINPGSATGAYNALETNIIPSFVLMDIQASTVVTYVYQLIGDDVKVERIEYKKS; translated from the exons ATG TTGGTGTTGGTATTAGGAGACCTGCACATCCCACACCGGTGCAACAGTTTGCCAGCTAAATTCAAAAAACTGCTGGTGCCAGGAAAGATTCAGCATATTCTCTGTACTGGAAACCTTTGCACCAAAGAGAGTTATGACTATCTCAAGACTCTGGCCGGTGATGTTCATATTGTGAGAGGAGACTTCGATGAG aatCTGAATTATCCAGAACAGAAAGTTGTGACTGTTGGGCAGTTCAAAATTGGTTTGATCCATGGGCATCAAGTTATTCCATGGGGAGATATGGCCAGCTTAGCCCTGTTGCAGAGGCAGTTTGATGTAGACATTCTTATCtcgggacacacacacaaatttgaaGCATTTGagcatgaaaataaattctacatTAACCCAGGTTCTGCCACCGGAGCATATAATGCCTTGGAAAC aaacattATTCCTTCATTTGTGTTGATGGACATCCAGGCTTCTACAGTTGTCACTTACGTGTATCAACTAATTGGAGATGATGTGAAAGTAGAACGAATTGaatacaaaaaatcttaa